The DNA region CACATCCTCATTCTGAGGTCAGAAGCCGTGCTGGACGTCCTTTTCTAAAACTGAAAGATGTCAGTTAACCGTCGTGACACGGCTCTCAATCCGCCGCTCCCGGACTGCTGCCGGGCCGCGCTAGGCTGCGGGTGTGACCGACAGCAGCCTCCCGCACTGGACTCCGGCGGACGCGCGGGCGTTCGAGCGTGGCGCGGCCCTGTTCGCGCGGGGCGAGTGGTGGGAGGCGCACGAGGCCTGGGAGGAACCGTGGCTGCGGGCGTCCGGGCCGGACCGGGCGTTCCTTCAGGGCGTGATCCTGCTGGCGGCGGCGCTGCACAAGCGCTGGCATCACGGGAGCCTGACGCACCGCAACTACCACAAGGCCGCCCGGCACCTGGACACCCTGCCGCCCGTGTACGCGGGCGTGAACCTGACCCGCCTGCGGGCCGAGGTCTGGGAGGCGCTGCACGACCCGGCGCTGCGGCCCGCCCTGCACCCTGCCTGAAGGAACTGGGGGCCTGAATGAAGGCGCCGGGGTGTGCGGGGGGGTGGGTGAGGCGCCGGGGGGTCGGGTATCCTGCGGGGCGGACCCCCGATCGGGGAGGCCAGCGGCCCAGGCCCCTCAGTGGGCCGGGCGCACAGGAGAGACATCAGATGGAACGCATTGCACTTTTTATTGACGGCGCGAACGTGTACGCAGCGGCCAAACGACTCGGCTGGAACTTCGACCACCGCAAGATCCTGGAGCACTTCTCGGCGGGCGGCGCCCTGTACAACGCCTTTTACTACACGGCGGTGCCCACGCCCATCGACGACAAGCAGAAGCGCTTCACGGACGCCCTGACGTACATGGGGTACACGGTCCGCACCCGCCCGCTGCGCGAGGCGACCGACGAGGGTGGCGAGACGCACCGCCGCGCCAGCCTGGATATCGAGATCGTCACGGACCTGCTGTCCACCAGCGACCGGTTCGACACGGCGGTCCTGCTGACCGGTGACGGTGACTTCGAGCGTCCGGTCGAGGTGCTGCGCGCCCGTGGCAAGCGCGTGGTCGTGGCCTGCATCGCCGAGATGACCAGTTACGAACTGCGGAACGCCGCCGACGAGTACGTGGATTTCAAGGACATCCGCGAGCACGTCGAGCGCCCCGGTTACCGCCTGCCCAGCGAGTCGCGCGGCAACGGCGGCAGCGAGCACCGCCCGTTCTACACCTCGGCGGCGTTGCAGGAATCCGATGACCGCTGAAGCCCCGGTGAGCGCCGAAGGCCAGAAGGCCCTGCCGGTCGCGCTGGACGCGATGGGCGGCGATCACGGCGCCGCGCCGAACGTCGAGGGCGCCGTCCTGGCTGCCCGCGCGGGCGTCAGTGTGCTGCTGGTCGGTGACCGCGTGAAACTGCACGCGGAACTCGGGAAGCACGCCGGAAGTGCCACGCTGCCCATCGAGGTCGTCGAGGCGACCGACGTGATCGGCATGGACGAGCACGCCAGCGACGTGCGCCGCCGCACGCAGGCCAGCATCAACGTCGCCACCCGCCTCGTCAAGGAGGGCCGCGCGTCGGCGGCCGTCAGCATGGGCCACAGCGGCGCGACCATGGCATCCGCACTGCTGACCCTGGGCCGCATTCCCGGCGTGGAACGCCCCGCCATCCTGGCGCACCTCCCGGCACGCGGGGGCTTCACGACCATGCTGGACGTGGGCGCCAACGCCGACGTGAAAGCCAGTTACCTCGCGCAGTGGGCGCGGCTGGCCAGCGTGTACCTGCGGGTCGTCGAGGACCGCGAGAACCCCACCGTGGGCCTGCTGTCCATCGGCGAGGAGGACCACAAGGGCAACGCCCTGGTCCTCGAAGCGCACGGACTGCTGCGGGAACTGCACGGGCGCGGCGTGAACTTCCACGGGAACATCGAGGGCCGCGACGTGTTCATGGGTACCACCGACATCGTCCTGACCGACGGGTTCACCGGGAACGTCGTCCTGAAACTCGCCGAGGGAGAGGCCAAGGTGCTGTTCGGCTGGGTCAAGGAGGCCCTGAGCAGCACCCTGAAAAGCAAGCTGGGTGGCCTGCTGGTGCGCGGTTCGCTGCGCAGCCTCGCCGACCGCATGGACCCCAGCACGTACGGCGCGAGCCTGCTGATCGGCGTGAAGGGTCTGGCATTCATCGGGCACGGCAGCGCCGACGCCCGCGCCGTGAAGAACGCCCTGCTGCGCGCCGCCCGCGCCCACGACGCGAAACTGGTGCCCCGCCTGGAGGCGGCCTTTCAGGAACAGTCAAGCCTGAACTGACCTTCTGCCTCACAGCCCTCATGTTCTCATGAGAGGCTGGGGGGCATGTTGGCCGAATTGAGTGTTCAGATCGTCAAACCGCAGGTGTGGGTCGGGCTGGCCCTCACGGCGGTGTTCGCCTACGCCATCTACCGCTTCGGGCGACTGCTGATCAAGGCGCTGACCCCGCACATCCACCGCCGGCTCGTGCCAGTCCTCAAGTGGGCGTGGCTGCTGATCGTCAGCGTGTCGTGGCTGGCCGTCGCCACCTTCGTCGCGTACCTGCCCAGCGTGCCCGTGCTGTTCGAGCTGGGCCGCGACATCACGCAGGGATTCCGGCACAGCGCCGGACAACTGGTCGTGGTGATCGCCATGGCCCTGATCGCCTGGAACCTGATCAGCACCCTGGCGGCCCGCATCGTCGCCGAACAGGAATTCAACCGCCGCAGCGTGCGCGTGCAGACCCTCAAGGGCGTCGTGGAAAGCACCCTGCGGGTCGTGGTGGTCATCATCAGCGCCATCGCCGCCCTGCAGGCCATCGGCCTGAACGCCACCAGCCTGCTCGCCGGGGTGTCCGTGCTGGGCCTCGCGGTCGGTTTCGGCGCGCAGAGCCTGATCAAGGACGTCTTCAACGGCTTCTTCATCCTGCTGGAGGACCAGTACGGCGTGGGCGACGTGATCACCATCAACACCGGGCAACTCTCGGGCGGCGTGGAACGCCTGAACCTGCGCGTCACCGCCCTGCGCGCCCTGGACGGCACCATGCACATCGTCCCGAACGGCCAGATTCAGACGGTCAGCGTGAGCAGCAAGGACTGGTCGCGCGTGGTCGCCGCCGTGGACGTCACGTACAACGCCAACCTGGACGAGGCCCTCAAGGTGCTGCAGGCCGTCAGTACCGAACTGTACGAATCGCCCGACTGGCGGCACTTCTTCCTGGAGGAACCCGAGATGCAGGGCGTCGTGCAGCTCGCCCCGGACGGCGTGACCCTGCGCGCCCTGTACAAGGTGCAGCCCAAGAGCCAGTGGGCGCTGGGCCGCGAGTTCAACCGCCGCATCAAGATCGCCATGGACGAGGCCGGCATCGAGATTCCCTTCCCGCAGCGCAGCGTGAACTTCGGTTCCAGCCCCATCGAGATCCGCCTGACCCGCGACGAGGCGACCGCCCCCACCCCCGCGCAGGACACCAGCACCCAGAACCGCCACAAACCCCCGGTGGAACCCAGCCTGGGCCGCGACCCCGAGGAAGAGGAACTCTGAACAGCGCCCCCGATCCACGCGGTCGGGGGCGCTGCCCTGTGTAGCCCTGTGGTCTGTGTAGCCCTGTGGAGCCGATCCGGCGGGGGCTTCAGCCGGGCAGGCTGGCCGGGGTGGGCGGCGCGACGGGCGGCAGCGGTTCGAGTTCCTGACCGCCCAGCAGCGCGCTGAATTCCTCGCCACTCAGGGTCTCGCGGGTCATCAGCACCGTCACGATCTCGTGCACGCGGCCCAGGTGCTCGCCGATCAGGGCGAGGGCGCGGGCGTATGCGGCGTCCAGCAGGGTGCGGACCTCGGCGTCCACCTGCGCGGCGGTGGCCTCGCTGATGGGTGTCATCTGACTGCCGCCGCCCAGGAATCCGCCCTCGCTGCTGGCCAGGGCGACCTTGCCGATGGTTTCGCCCATGCCCCACTCGGTCACCATGCGCCGCGCAATGCCGGTCGCCTGCTGGAAGTCGTTCTGCGCGCCGGTCGTGACCTCGCCGAACACGACCTCCTCGGCTGCGCGGCCCGCCAGGGCGACGGCGATCATGTCCTCCAGCGCGGGCCGGGTGACGTGCAGGCGGTCATCGGCGTCCGGCATCATGAACCCGGCGGCGCGGCCCCTGGGCACGACCGTCAGTTTCGCCACTCGGTTGGCGTGCGGCAGCAGTTGCGCGGCGAGGGCGTGACCAACCTCGTGGTACGCCGTGACCTTCCGGTCCGCCTCCCGCACCACCAGCGACCGCCGCTCCGGGCCCATCAGCACCCGGTCCCGCGCTTCATCCACGTCCCGCCCCACGATCCGCGTCCGACCCGACCGCGCCGCCTGCAACGCCGCCTCGTTCAGCAGGTTCTCCAGGTCCGCCCCCACCATCCCCGCTGTGCGCCGCGCCACCACGCCCAGGTCCACCGATGCGTCCAGCGGTTTCTTGCGCGCGTGAATCCGCAGGATCTGCTCGCGGCCCCGCACGTCCGGCGCGTCCACCACCACCTGCCGGTCGAAGCGTCCCGGACGCAGCAACGCTGCGTCCAGCACGTCCGGGCGGTTCGTGGCGGCCAGGATGATGACCTCCTGCCCGCTGGAGAAGCCGTCCATCTCGACGAGCAGTTGGTTGAGGGTCTGTTCGCGTTCGTCGTTGCCGCCCTGCATGTTCATGCCGCGCTTGCGGCCCACGGCGTCGATCTCGTCGATGAAGACGATGCAGGGGGCGGCCTTGCGGGCCTGCTCGAACAGGTCGCGGACGCGGGCGGCGCCGACGCCGACGAACATCTCGACGAAGTCGCTGCCCGAAATGCTGAAGTAGGGGACCCTCGCTTCACCGGCGACAGCTTTTGCCAGTAAGGTCTTGCCGCTGCCTGGGGGGCCGACCAGCAGCACGCCGTGGGGGATGCGGGCGCCGAGCTGGTGGTACTTCTCGGGGTGGCGGAGGAAATCGACGACTTCCTGAAGGTCCTGCTTGGCCTCGTCGCAACCGGCGACGTCAGTGAAGTTGAGTTTGATCTGACCCTCGCTGATCACGGCCGCCCTCGACTTCCCGAAATTCCCTGCCGCGCCGCCACTCCCGCCCTGTCCGCGCATGCTGCGCCACAGCACCACCAGGATCAGGGCCGTGAGGATCAGCGGCAGCACCTGCCCCAGCCACGCGAACGACGACCCGGCCTGCGTCACCTGAAGCGGCACCCGCGCCGCGCGGATGCGGGCCAGGGTCGCGCCGTCCGCCGGAACGACCAGCGAACGCGGGCGGCTGCCGTCCACGAACGTCACGCTGGCCTGCCCCGCGCTGGACAGCACCACCCGCGCCACCCGCCCGGCCCCCAGATCACTGAAGAACCGGTTGCTGGAGTACGGGCCGTCCGGCGCGGTCGTCGTCACCTGCGGCGGCGCGGTCTGCGTGCCCGTCGTGACGGCCCCCGCAGGTGCGCTCAACATCAGGACCGTCAGGGCGGCCCTGGCGGCGGCGCGGGGCCGGGCGGTCCGGCGCGGGGCAGCGGCATGTGCGGCGTCGGCGGGATTCATGCCCCATGCTACGCCGCCGGCACCCCACCCGAACGCGCGTCCGCTGACCATCCCGCCCCGCCCCGCCCGGCTGTCCCATCCGGCGTCCCACCTGATGGGGGGCGTGAGGGCGCGCGTCAGGTCCGCCTCAGGTTTCCGTCAGCTGCGCCCGGTATGCTGACCGCATGCGCACTGCACTTCTGCTCGGCACGCTGGCCCTGGGCCTCAGCGCCTGCACCGTCACCGTCCGCCCCAACCTGGGCCTTCAGGGATCGGGCAGCAACCTGATCGTAGGCCTCCGCCCGGACCGTGGCGAGGGCAGCACCTACGCCGTGGGTGAAACGCTGCGCCTCAGCGTCACCACCCGCACGGCCGGGTACGTCACCCTGATCGCCCTGCAGAGCAACGGGTACACCAGCACCCTGATCCGTAACGCCTACGTTCCGGCCGGGACGACCACCTTCCCCCGCGCGCAGGACGGCGAGACGTACACCCTGGCCGAACCGCGCGGCCTGCAACGCGTGCGTGCCATCTTCACCCGCGTGCGCCCCACCACGGACCTCGTGCTGCGCGGCACGTACGACGACGGCCGCTGGAACGCCACCAGCAACGCCTACCTGCAACCCTACGCCGCCGCCGACCGCGACGTGCAGGAAACCTACCTGTACATCCGCTGAAGCCCGGCTGGGCGGCAGAGCTGGCAGGTAGAGGGGGGAAATCCAGACCGGGTTTCCCCCTCGCCCGTTCAGCCCGCCGGGCGGGGCAGGCGGCCCCGGTGCGGTCGGCCCGGCAGGGGAGAGGCCGCGCCGCGCCACGCGCCGCACAGGGCCCGCACGGCTGCCACCCGCTGGCCCCCGGCGGCGTTCAGTGCGGCTGTCATGGCCTCCCGCTCGCCGCGCCGCTGCCCCAGCAGGAACAGCGTGCGGGCCTGCGCCAGCGCCGCCAGCCGCTCCGGGTCACGCGCGGGCAGCCCGGCAGGGGGCGCGGCCCAGGCGTCGGCCGGGAAGCGCGGCGCGACCTTCTCGCCGTTCTCGGCCAGCCAGGACCACAGGCCCGCGCCGGTCAGGACACTGCGGGCCTGCACGCCCCGTAACTCCGGCAGCGCGTTCCAGCGGTGCGCGGCGGGCCGCGCGTACCCGCCGCGCAGCAGGCCCACCAGCCGCACCCGCCGGGTCACGCAGCGCCCACCCAGACCGTCCTGCCGCGCCCAGTCGCGCAGCGCCCGGTGCAGCTCGGCAAACGTCCCGCCCGACGCGACCACGTCCACCAGCGCCGCCCGGCGCCCCGAACGCACCAGTTCGCGCGGGTGCAGGCCCGCCCCGGCCAGCAGGGGCCGCAGCGTCCGCGCCTGCCCGGCGTCCAGGGTGGCGTTCAGCAGCGACACGTTCAGGCCCGACACCCGCCACGGCACGTCCACGCCCCACAGCAGGCCGCCCAGGTACGCCCGCAGCGGCTCGGGCGAGCGTCCCACGAACACCAGATCCGCGCCGTCCGCCGCGACCAGCACGCCCGCCAGTGCCGAGCGCAGGTCCGGCAGGAACGCCTCCAGCGCGTCCGGACTGTCCGGGAGTACCCCCAGGCCGTCGGCGCGGGTCACGTCCCACACGGGCGGCCCGGCACTGTGGAGCGGGTGGGGCAGAGGGTGGTGCAGCGGGGGCGGCGCGGTCATGCCTCTCAGGGTGCGCCACGCCGGGCGGCCCGCGCATCGGCCAGCTGGCGCACGGCACCCCCGGCCATTGCCGGTATGCTGACCCGCATGAGCCTGACCTTCGAGGATGCCAGCGCCCGCGTGGACGCCTACATCAGCCAGTTCCGGGAGGGGTACTTCCCGCCGCTGCTGATGCTGGCCCGACTGACCGAGGAGACTGGCGAGATCGCCCGCGTCATCGCGCACGCCAGCGGCAAGACGCCCAAACCCGGCGAGGACCCCGGCGACCTGGAGATGGAACTCGCGGACCTGCTGTTCGTGACCATCTGCATGGCGAACGAACGCGGCCTGAACCTGGAACGCGGCTTCGAACGCATGATGGCCAAGATCGAGAAACGCGACGCGACCCGCTGGACCCGCAAGGAACCCGGCCAGCCCAGTGAGCCCAGCAACACCGGGGTCACCCCGTGACCGGCGACCTGCGCTACCCGCTCGGGCCGATGCCCACCCCGCAGACCCTCACGCCCGTCGAGCGTGTCGAGGCCCTCGGGCACCTGTTCGCGCTGCCCGCCGACCTGTTCGACGCTGTGCAGGGCCTGAGCGACGAGCAACTGTCCACCCCCTACCGCGACGGCGGCTGGACGGTGCGGCAGGTCGTGCATCACGTCGCCGAGAGCCACATGAACGCCTTCATCCGCCTGAAACTCGCGCTGACTGAGGAAAACCCCACCATCAAACCCTACGAGGAAGACCGCTGGGCGACCCTGCCGGACCACGAACTGGTCCCTGACGTCAGCCTGAACCTGCTGGACGCGCTGCACTCGCGCCTGGGCATGCTGTTCGCCTCGCTGGACCCCGCCGGATACGACTGGGCCAGGCCCTGGACGCACCCCGCGCAGGGCCGCACGTACACCGTGGACACCCTGCTCGCCATGTACGCCTGGCACGGACGGCACCACACCGCCCAGATCACCGCCCTGCGCGAACGGAACGGCTGGTAAATGCAGTTCGGCCCCGAACTTCACACGCCCGTCTCTCACCGCGCGGCGGGCGTGGTCATCCTGAACGAGGCGGGCGACATCCTGCTCGTCCGTGAGAACGGAGTCCCGCAGCAGCGGCAGAAGGCGGGCCTGTGGCACATCCCCAGCGGCACCGTCGAGGACGGCGAGAACCCCCAGGACACCGCCGTGCGCGAAGCGTGGGAGGAAGCGGGCGTGCGGGTCCGCCTCCTGAAATTTCTGGCCGCGTACCTGGGTCACTTCCCGGACGGCGTGCCCGTCCTGCGGCACGCGTGGCTGGCCGAGGCCCTACCAGAATCCACCTTCCGCCCCACCCTGCCGGACGAGGTGACCGAGGTGCGTTTCGTGCCGAAAACCGAATTCGACGCCCTGTACGACGCCCGCCTGATCCGCATGCACCACACCAAGCTGTTCTACGAGGACGCCCTGCGGGAACGCGGGTGCTGACCGCAAGGGCAGCAGCGGGGCGGAACGCACTGATCTGCGTTCCGCCCCGGCGGGTGGCCGTGCCCGTGTAAACCCTTACTCGTACCCGAGTTCGCGCAGGGCTTCCTCGTCCTCGCGCCAGTTGTTGATCACGATGACTTCCAGGCCCAGGTACACCTTGCGGCTCAGGAACACTTCCAGTTGCTTGCGGGCGGCCTGACCGATCTCGCGCAGCTGCTTGCCGCCCGCGCCGATGACCATGCCCTTGTGGGCGTTCTTCTCGACGACGATCTCACCCTCGATGCGTTGCAGGCCGTCCTGGCGTTCCGTCCAGGAGTTCACGCGGGTCGCGACGGCGTACGGCAGTTCGTCGCGCAGTTTCTTCATGGCTTCCTCGCGGATGATCTCGGCCGCCCACTGCTCGCGGGTCTGATCGCTGGCGGCGCCCTGCGGGAAGAAGAACGGGTTCTCCGGCAGGGCGTCGAGCAGCTGCTCGCGCAGGGTCGCCACGGCGGCTGGGTTGTTCTGCGCGCTCAGCATGGTCTCGCTGGTGTCGTGCTCGCGGCCCTCCAGCAGGGCGCGGTACAGTTTCATGGCCTCGTCCGGGTACTTGGCGGCGTCGGTCTTGTTGCCGACCATGAACACGGGTTTGGGCAGTTCGCGGATCTGCCGGGCGACCAGCTGGTCCTCGTCGGTGGGCGGGTGGCGCAGGTCCACGACCCACACGACGGCGTCCACGTCGGCCAGGGCGCTGTGCACCTCGTGGTTCATGTACTTGCCCAGGGCGTCCTTGGCCTTGTGCAGGCCGGGCGTGTCCACGAACACGATCTGGCGGTCACCGCTGGTGTGAATGCCGCGCACGCCGCGTCGGGTGGTCTGAGGGCGGGGGCTGGTGGGGGCGACCTTGGTGCCCAGGAAGCTGTTCAGCAGGGTGCTCTTGCCCACGTTGGGTTTGCCGATAATGGCAATGAAGCCCGAGTGGGTCTGCTGCTCTCCGGTGGAGGAAAAATCCGTCATCGTTTCTATTCTCTCATGCCGCGCCCCCGGCAAAGGTGCCGGGGCGGGACCGGCGGGCGGGGTTCAGGTGCGGCGGCCCTGCACGCGGGCGATCAGGCGGGTCATGACCGCGCGGGGCAGCAGGCGCGGCAGCAGCGTCTGCACGCGGTTCAGGCGGCCCGCCACGACGACACGCTGGCCGCGCAGCATGCCCTGCACGCCCAGCCGGGCGACCTCATCGGCGCTCAGGATGGTCAGGCGGGCCGGGCCGCTCAGCAGGTCGCTCTCGTGCAACTGACTGACCGCCTGAAAGCCGGTCCGGACGGGTCCGGGGCACAGCGCCGTGACGAACACGCCGCTGCCCGCGACCTCCTCGGCGACGGCCTCGCTGAAGCTCAGGACGTACGCCTTGGTGGCGTAGTACACGGCCATCATCGGCCCCGGCTGGAACGCGGCGGTACTGGCGACGTTCAGGATGCGGCCGCGACCGCGTGTCAGCATGTCCGGCAGGAACGCGCGGGTCAGGCCGGTCAGGGCGCTGATGTTCACGGCGATCATGTGGTCGATCTCGGCGGTCTGCTGCGTGCTGAACTCGCCGTAACTGCCCAGTCCGGCGTTGTTCACCAGGATGTCCACGCTCAGGCCGCGTGCGCGGACCTCGCGGGCCAGGTCGGCGGCCGCGCCGGGGCGGTTCAGGTCGGCGGGCAGCACGTGCACCTGCACGTGGCAGCGGGCGCGCAGTTCGGCGGCCAGGGTTTCCAGGCGGGTTTCGGTGCGGGCGACCAGGATCAGGTCCGCGCCGCGCGCCGCGAGTTGCCGCGCGAGGCTCTCGCCGATGCCGCTGCTGGCCCCGGTGATCAGGGCGGTCGAGGTGCGGGTGATCAGGGGCGGTGTGGCGGGGGCCTGGGTCATGCTTCCCAGCATGCCGCACGCCGCGCGGCACGCACGCGCCGCCGCAGCGCATGAAGGTTCCGTGAACGGCTTGACTGCCCGGCAGGCTGAAACTTCCATGAGGTGCCCCGCGTACTCTGGGGCATGAGAACTCCAGTCACCGGCCCGGACGTCAGCGTGCAGGACATGTTCGCCCAGAGCACGGCCGTGCTGACCCGGCCCAGCCCCGCCACCTTCGAACGCTACGAACGCAGCGGCGGCCTTCAGAGTGCGTTCATCTACGTGATGCTGGCCGCCGCCGTCTCGGGCGTCATCGCGGCCGTGTTCTCGTTCCTGCACAGCGACGTGAGTTTCTTCGGGCAGCTGTTCAGCCGCCTGATCAGCGTGCCCGTCGGCTTCCTGATGTTCACGGGCGCGGTCTACCTGATCGGCCGCACGCTGTTCAGGGGTACCGGCACGTACCCGGAAGTGGCGTACACCTTCGCGCTGTTCTACGTGCCGATCAGCATCGCCATGACCCTGATCGGCATCATCCCGGTTCTCGGCTGGCTGGTGAGTTTCGCCCTGAGTCTCGTCCTGATCTACTTCGGGTTCCTGGCCGTGCAGAGCAGCATGAACCTGCGCGACCAGACGCAGGCCGCCGTCACGCTGGTCCTGGCGTGGATCGCGCAGGCGGTCGTGACCGGCCTGATCGCCCTGTTCTTCGGCACGCTGTTCGCCGTGGGCCGCGCCGTCACGGGCGGCTGACCCGGCCGCGCAGACCGCCGCAGGGGAGGGGAGGCCAGGGCATCACGCCCCCGCCTCCCCGCTGCTCTGCCTGCCCGCCCTGCCGGGACGCTGCCGCATCCGTTACGACTGGCCGTACACGTGAACCGCCACGTCCATGCGGCCCTGCCCGCCCCCATAGTACGTGCCGCGCACCGGGGACACGTCGCTGTACTCGCGGCCATGCCCGATCTTGATGTGCTTCTCGCGCGCCAGACAGTTGTTGGTGGGGTCCAGGCCCAGCCACCCGTACCCCGGCACGAAACACTCGACCCAGGCGTGCGTGGCCTCGGCGCCGACCATCTCGCCGCCGCTGTACAGGTACCCGCTCACGTACCGCGCCGGAATGCCCAGTT from Deinococcus seoulensis includes:
- a CDS encoding DUF309 domain-containing protein, giving the protein MTDSSLPHWTPADARAFERGAALFARGEWWEAHEAWEEPWLRASGPDRAFLQGVILLAAALHKRWHHGSLTHRNYHKAARHLDTLPPVYAGVNLTRLRAEVWEALHDPALRPALHPA
- a CDS encoding LabA-like NYN domain-containing protein yields the protein MERIALFIDGANVYAAAKRLGWNFDHRKILEHFSAGGALYNAFYYTAVPTPIDDKQKRFTDALTYMGYTVRTRPLREATDEGGETHRRASLDIEIVTDLLSTSDRFDTAVLLTGDGDFERPVEVLRARGKRVVVACIAEMTSYELRNAADEYVDFKDIREHVERPGYRLPSESRGNGGSEHRPFYTSAALQESDDR
- the plsX gene encoding phosphate acyltransferase PlsX, whose translation is MTAEAPVSAEGQKALPVALDAMGGDHGAAPNVEGAVLAARAGVSVLLVGDRVKLHAELGKHAGSATLPIEVVEATDVIGMDEHASDVRRRTQASINVATRLVKEGRASAAVSMGHSGATMASALLTLGRIPGVERPAILAHLPARGGFTTMLDVGANADVKASYLAQWARLASVYLRVVEDRENPTVGLLSIGEEDHKGNALVLEAHGLLRELHGRGVNFHGNIEGRDVFMGTTDIVLTDGFTGNVVLKLAEGEAKVLFGWVKEALSSTLKSKLGGLLVRGSLRSLADRMDPSTYGASLLIGVKGLAFIGHGSADARAVKNALLRAARAHDAKLVPRLEAAFQEQSSLN
- a CDS encoding mechanosensitive ion channel family protein; translation: MLAELSVQIVKPQVWVGLALTAVFAYAIYRFGRLLIKALTPHIHRRLVPVLKWAWLLIVSVSWLAVATFVAYLPSVPVLFELGRDITQGFRHSAGQLVVVIAMALIAWNLISTLAARIVAEQEFNRRSVRVQTLKGVVESTLRVVVVIISAIAALQAIGLNATSLLAGVSVLGLAVGFGAQSLIKDVFNGFFILLEDQYGVGDVITINTGQLSGGVERLNLRVTALRALDGTMHIVPNGQIQTVSVSSKDWSRVVAAVDVTYNANLDEALKVLQAVSTELYESPDWRHFFLEEPEMQGVVQLAPDGVTLRALYKVQPKSQWALGREFNRRIKIAMDEAGIEIPFPQRSVNFGSSPIEIRLTRDEATAPTPAQDTSTQNRHKPPVEPSLGRDPEEEEL
- the ftsH gene encoding ATP-dependent zinc metalloprotease FtsH, whose amino-acid sequence is MNPADAAHAAAPRRTARPRAAARAALTVLMLSAPAGAVTTGTQTAPPQVTTTAPDGPYSSNRFFSDLGAGRVARVVLSSAGQASVTFVDGSRPRSLVVPADGATLARIRAARVPLQVTQAGSSFAWLGQVLPLILTALILVVLWRSMRGQGGSGGAAGNFGKSRAAVISEGQIKLNFTDVAGCDEAKQDLQEVVDFLRHPEKYHQLGARIPHGVLLVGPPGSGKTLLAKAVAGEARVPYFSISGSDFVEMFVGVGAARVRDLFEQARKAAPCIVFIDEIDAVGRKRGMNMQGGNDEREQTLNQLLVEMDGFSSGQEVIILAATNRPDVLDAALLRPGRFDRQVVVDAPDVRGREQILRIHARKKPLDASVDLGVVARRTAGMVGADLENLLNEAALQAARSGRTRIVGRDVDEARDRVLMGPERRSLVVREADRKVTAYHEVGHALAAQLLPHANRVAKLTVVPRGRAAGFMMPDADDRLHVTRPALEDMIAVALAGRAAEEVVFGEVTTGAQNDFQQATGIARRMVTEWGMGETIGKVALASSEGGFLGGGSQMTPISEATAAQVDAEVRTLLDAAYARALALIGEHLGRVHEIVTVLMTRETLSGEEFSALLGGQELEPLPPVAPPTPASLPG
- a CDS encoding DUF4384 domain-containing protein gives rise to the protein MRTALLLGTLALGLSACTVTVRPNLGLQGSGSNLIVGLRPDRGEGSTYAVGETLRLSVTTRTAGYVTLIALQSNGYTSTLIRNAYVPAGTTTFPRAQDGETYTLAEPRGLQRVRAIFTRVRPTTDLVLRGTYDDGRWNATSNAYLQPYAAADRDVQETYLYIR
- a CDS encoding nucleotide pyrophosphohydrolase: MSLTFEDASARVDAYISQFREGYFPPLLMLARLTEETGEIARVIAHASGKTPKPGEDPGDLEMELADLLFVTICMANERGLNLERGFERMMAKIEKRDATRWTRKEPGQPSEPSNTGVTP
- a CDS encoding YfiT family bacillithiol transferase, with protein sequence MTGDLRYPLGPMPTPQTLTPVERVEALGHLFALPADLFDAVQGLSDEQLSTPYRDGGWTVRQVVHHVAESHMNAFIRLKLALTEENPTIKPYEEDRWATLPDHELVPDVSLNLLDALHSRLGMLFASLDPAGYDWARPWTHPAQGRTYTVDTLLAMYAWHGRHHTAQITALRERNGW
- a CDS encoding Nudix hydrolase, encoding MQFGPELHTPVSHRAAGVVILNEAGDILLVRENGVPQQRQKAGLWHIPSGTVEDGENPQDTAVREAWEEAGVRVRLLKFLAAYLGHFPDGVPVLRHAWLAEALPESTFRPTLPDEVTEVRFVPKTEFDALYDARLIRMHHTKLFYEDALRERGC
- the era gene encoding GTPase Era — its product is MTDFSSTGEQQTHSGFIAIIGKPNVGKSTLLNSFLGTKVAPTSPRPQTTRRGVRGIHTSGDRQIVFVDTPGLHKAKDALGKYMNHEVHSALADVDAVVWVVDLRHPPTDEDQLVARQIRELPKPVFMVGNKTDAAKYPDEAMKLYRALLEGREHDTSETMLSAQNNPAAVATLREQLLDALPENPFFFPQGAASDQTREQWAAEIIREEAMKKLRDELPYAVATRVNSWTERQDGLQRIEGEIVVEKNAHKGMVIGAGGKQLREIGQAARKQLEVFLSRKVYLGLEVIVINNWREDEEALRELGYE
- a CDS encoding SDR family NAD(P)-dependent oxidoreductase; this translates as MTQAPATPPLITRTSTALITGASSGIGESLARQLAARGADLILVARTETRLETLAAELRARCHVQVHVLPADLNRPGAAADLAREVRARGLSVDILVNNAGLGSYGEFSTQQTAEIDHMIAVNISALTGLTRAFLPDMLTRGRGRILNVASTAAFQPGPMMAVYYATKAYVLSFSEAVAEEVAGSGVFVTALCPGPVRTGFQAVSQLHESDLLSGPARLTILSADEVARLGVQGMLRGQRVVVAGRLNRVQTLLPRLLPRAVMTRLIARVQGRRT
- a CDS encoding YIP1 family protein, with protein sequence MRTPVTGPDVSVQDMFAQSTAVLTRPSPATFERYERSGGLQSAFIYVMLAAAVSGVIAAVFSFLHSDVSFFGQLFSRLISVPVGFLMFTGAVYLIGRTLFRGTGTYPEVAYTFALFYVPISIAMTLIGIIPVLGWLVSFALSLVLIYFGFLAVQSSMNLRDQTQAAVTLVLAWIAQAVVTGLIALFFGTLFAVGRAVTGG